From Neorhodopirellula lusitana:
AGTTTCTCGGCCAGTGAAGTGGTGACATTGTCTCGCGATGAGCAGTGGCGGCAAGTTTGCAGGGAGATTTCAATGCCGTCCTCCTCTTGGGCGATCACCCGTTCGGTTTGTTGTGTTGCGGCATCGGCAGCAAGTACGGCGTAGCCAGCAAGGCGTCCAAACAGCGCTCGGACAACCGTATGCAATACCGGCACCGCACTTCGCTCGGGACCAACGACGACGGTCTCGTAGATTGCGGGTTGGAGTTGGATGAAAGTATGAAAGCGTTGTTCGGCGTTGTTGTCGCAAATGAAGCAACCGTTAGATAACCAAAAGTCCGGGTCGTCAAAAATCTCTCCGATTACGTTTTCGGCTGACATCAGTCTGAGCTGGCGCAGCGAAGGCACCTCGAACTGGGTACCGCAGACGCAACGAATAGACCGTCCACATTGCGCGGACGTAACGCGATGACGGTACCCGCAATGACATTGTGCTCTCATCGGCGAATTACAGGCGACATTGCGTTTGGGATTTCCAGTGTCATTCGGATAGCGCCAAGATCACCGGGTAAGTTCGAAGTAGCGGAGGCCACATTGCTCCGATGCATCGCCATGGTTGTCCGCCTTTTTAAGTGACGTCATTATTTGAATAGGTCAGCGAAGTCGTCGACAACGGGCTAATATCGCCCGTTTTGTGATCCCACCATGATTCTGGGTTCAGTTGGCTCTTCTGCGGAAGCCGCGTTGTGATCGCCGCGTCGGATTTGTTCGGGTAAACCTTCGGTACTCTGGGGGGCCCCCGCTTGCGAGCGTTGCCAATGTGGCGGATCGATAGGACGCAGTCAAGCAAATTCGAATTGGTTTGGTGAACTGCGCTTTGTGTTTGCTTGGTCGGTAGTTGTTTTACTGCCGAACACTGCGTCATGATGATTCAACATGTGTAGAGGGTTTATCATTGTGCCGGTTCGGCAACGCAGTTGTGACGGTGCACGGACTTTGGTGGGAGTGAAGTTAGGCTGATTCTGGGATAGAACTCAGGGGGCGGGGTGCTTATGGAATTGCTGCTGGCAGTCTCTGCCATACGTTCGGTTTGTCGGTGTGGTTTGTCGGTGGTCCGGTCGAGTTGGCTCAGCTCGGTTGATCGCGGTTTCTGGCTTCTGTGTTTTGCGATCGGAATGGATTCAGGTGTGTCGCACACGAGGATCTGTGGGGCTTGTAATTCATGGGGATTTGCCGCAAGATCTCGTCGTCGATCGTTGAGGCCTCGCGAGGATGGCTGAGTTTTCTCGCAAGTGGTGGAGGTGATTCGCTTTGGATCCCAGCAGTGTTTGACTGACGCGGCGCTTGCTAGCGGTCTGAGTCTGATACCCGCGGCTAGCGACTTGCGTCTGATGCTTCGGGGAGTTCGCTGCGACTCGCGTCGTATGGCACTTCCTTTAGCCACGAATCTCGCAAGTCAACACGAATACACTCGGCAACGATTCGGGTAATTCATGGCGAAGGACGAATGCTGGGGGATGCTGTCATTCACTTACGCCATCGCATTTCGTTAACAAGTTTTAAAGTAAGTGCTATTCGATTGGCTCCCTGCGGCTGATGTTGCAGGGAGTTACCCGCGGCGAGCGTCTTGCGGCTGATGTTTCGTGAATAGTGCTTTTCTTCCCTGCCGACACCGTTGAAAGATTCCCTTATCTTGTGATCCCGCCACCACCACTACCGATGCTGATCACGGGTATTGCCGGCGTGCCTGGCTATAACGCATTGCATTACTTTCGGTCGCTTTACGGCGAGCAGGTGATCGGGATCCGGCAGCCAACGATGTGGCCATTGATTGGCGAGGGAATCGTGGCCTGCGAGGTTGAAGACGCCCAGCAAGTCGATGAGTTGTGGGCGAAGTATCAGTTCGCGAGCGTGCTAAACTGTGGCGGCAGTTGCCGATTGAAGTCTTGCGAACTGGATCCGGCGATGGCACACCGGGTCAATGTTACCAGCACTGAGAATATCATCCGTGCGGCGGTTCGACACGACGCGCAGATTATCCATCTGTCGATCGACCTGGTCTATTCCGGGCGTGAGGACCGGGGTTACCACGAGGGAGATCCACCTGATCCAGTCACTGTGTACGGTGCGAAGATGGTCGAAGCGGAACGGACCGTCCGCCAGGCACGACCGGACGCTTGCATCTTGCGAATATCGCTACCGATGGGGATCAGCTTCAACGGGCACGCTGGTGCGATCGACTGGATTGCTTCGCGATTCAAACAATCCAAGCCCGCCACGCTGTATACCGACGAAGCTCGCACGCCCACCTACACAGACTGCATGAATCGGTTGTTCGCCCGACTGATGGCACGTCCGATCCAGGGCACCTTTCATGCTGGCGGGACGCGGCAGCTGACCCTTTATCAGATCGCGCAGATCGTTAACGTGGTTGGCGGCTATGATCCGGATTGTTTGCAAGGTTGCCTGCGAATCGAGGCCGGGCCGATGCCGCCGCGTGCGGGGGACGTCACGATGGATTCATCCAAACTGGCTGATGCAATCGGGCTGGAGCCGTTTGATCCGTGGCCGGCCGATGACACCTTGGTGCCTACCGACTCTCGTTGGCACTACCGGATGGCGAATCAGTTTGCCGGCAGTGAGTCCGCGGTTCACGAATTGTTGTATCGCAATCCGCAGCAACCGGGGGCCGTTCCGCCTAGCCGAGACGACCTTTGGGGCAATCGCTTTAACCAGTGAGACGGCGCAATGCCTTGCCCGGAACACACACCAATCACATGCCGCCGCCATCACTAGCGCCAGCTAAAGCATTTATAAAAAGGCCTTAGGCCGTCAAGATTTTCGAGCGCCACGTCGGCTTACGAAACTCTTGAGGAGTTCGGCTACGACAAAAATAGGAATGCTCTAGTAGCGATCTTGTTCAGGCTCGGCGCGGACGACGATGCGATCGTCGATCACGTCGACATGGATCACGCTGGGGCAACAGCAGACCGGGCAGTCTTCTACGTAGGTCTGTTCGCTGCCCGCGGCCAAGTCGATGGGAATGACAATGTCCTCGCCACAATTATCGCAAACGTAGCTCGCGTCGTCGTCGATATCAGCGTGCGATGTCTCCGAATCGGTGTCTTCTTCTTCATCAAACTCAAAGGAAATTTCGTCCCAGGACATGACATGTTTCCTTTGCGATTGATTGCTACCGGACGATTGAATTCGGATCTTTGGCTGGTCAGCCGAAGGGTTGAATTGGCGCCACGCAGAGAGAGCGAACGCGTGAATTCTAGCGAAGTTGCTCCGTCAGGCAAATCTGGGGTTTGCTTGGTGGGGTTTCGACTAGGGGGAAACCGGATGGGTGCGGCTTTTTGCTGGCTAATGGCGGGGAGTGATGCGTTCGGTTTGGAGTGTGTCACCCGCAGCTAGCGTTTTGCGGCTGATGAGGCCGTTTGGCGTTTTGAATCGGCTGACGTGAATCTTGGCTGCAACGGCTGCTTCTCCCTTTTTCACATTCGAGTTTTGAAAAGGGAGTAGCAGCTAGATTCGGACGTTTTTTGCGGATGCTATTCCGACAGGACCAGCGTCTTTTGTTGGAACGGAATCGGGTAGGAGGTAAGCCAGAGGTCGGGTTGGAAGCCGAGGTTTTCGGCATCGTAGCCTAGCACGACCAGTTCACACTTCTTGCCGATCATGTCCGCGGTCACGGGGATGTAATAGCTGTAGTTGCCAGTACTTTTACCGACGGGGTATTCCCATGGATTGACGGGATACGAGGGGGCGCGATCCGGGGCACCGACGTAGCGACCATCGACTTTCAAACCAACCCACGCTCCTTCTCTTCCGTGCGGACCATTGCACGCGACTGCCAGATAGCCACCTTCGACCGCGTGATCCAAATCGAAAGCCAGCGACCAAGCCTTCTTGGCCTCACGTGGGGCGGGGAACAGCCACGACATTTGCCAGTGACTGCGACCCAGTTCCTGGCTATTGGCAAAGCCGCGAATCTCCGCCAGTTTCCCGGGACGCAAATCGGTTCGGATGTATCGAACGGGTAAGGCCGGATCACAGACGACTCGGACGTCATCGCCATCTTGTTGAAGACGTGCGGGGGTCCAGTTGATCAAATCAGATGAAACCGCCGCGACATTGTCGGCCGACACCTTGGTGGGAAGCACGCCCGGACCCGATGCCGCCTGCAGCAGGATGTAGTCGAGCTTGGTTACTTCGCCTAGATCGAGACGTAACGCTCGACTATCGACGTTTCCAACGCGGTGTTGGAAGTTGTAAACGGTTTCCGAATCGTTGTCGAAAAGGTAGTCCTGCAGGATTCCGCGATCAACGATAATTTCCTGGTCCATAAACGCTTGGCGGGCCTTTGCGACCTGGGGCACCTTGGTCTCGCCGGAGCGGCGAATCGACCGAACCTCAAGCGGATCATTGTCAGCTGCAAAGCAGCTGCTCTCGAAGACCGCTTCCGCATTGGCGGGCACCGGGATCACGGTCGGCTCACCAACGTGAGTATGCCATGACGATCGATTGAGCTGACCGGGAAAAGTAACGCTCAGTTGCTTGCCGCTAGCCAAGTCGGGCTGCGATACGGAATCGAGAGTCGCCTTACTGAATTGCCGACCGCCGGATGCGAGCGAGATATTCGCCGTCTCGCCAGCACCGCCGAGAACCTTGATGATGACGTCCTTGCCGGGAACGTCGCGAACGATTTCATAGTCGCAACCCACCAGCCCAATGCCGCCGGTCTTTGCGGTGTCGGCTAAAACCAAACAACTGCGGAACGGTAGGACCTCGATCTCGACTTCGTCGCCCGCCTTGAATTGACCGATGATCTTTTCGGTCGGATGGAACTGGCGAAGTTCAATTGTCCCGTTCGCTGTCAGACCGATCGAGTCATCCAGTTTGATCGTGTACTTCGCAGGTTCCCAATCCAGGTTTCGCAAGCTGATCAACCGTGTTTTGTCATCGCCGCGAGAAACCGCGTTGACGCCATACTGTTCTTCATCCAAGACCATCCCGTTCACCATGATGTCACGATAGCGACGGTGCAGGTTGTAGATGCGGGCAAGTTTCGGGAACTCGTCGTCACGCAGGAACCATGGGTTGGCATAGATTTCGGGTGCCAGAATCAGGTTGCGATTGAACGCTTGCAGGATGAGATCGTCTTCCCAGAAGTCGAGGCAAGAAGAAATGCAAACACCATGATCCTCGGTCAAACGCTTCAGGTCGGGGACCAGGCCTCGCGAGAGTGCTTGGACTCGATTGTGCGTGCCGGTGCTACGTCGGTTGACCATGTGCACATCGATGTAGGTCTCCGCTCCGCCCCACAAGAAAGTGGTCGCGTATTTTTCGGCGTCACCTAGGTTCAGTCGGTGGTTCAGCAAAATC
This genomic window contains:
- a CDS encoding SDR family oxidoreductase, with product MLFFPADTVERFPYLVIPPPPLPMLITGIAGVPGYNALHYFRSLYGEQVIGIRQPTMWPLIGEGIVACEVEDAQQVDELWAKYQFASVLNCGGSCRLKSCELDPAMAHRVNVTSTENIIRAAVRHDAQIIHLSIDLVYSGREDRGYHEGDPPDPVTVYGAKMVEAERTVRQARPDACILRISLPMGISFNGHAGAIDWIASRFKQSKPATLYTDEARTPTYTDCMNRLFARLMARPIQGTFHAGGTRQLTLYQIAQIVNVVGGYDPDCLQGCLRIEAGPMPPRAGDVTMDSSKLADAIGLEPFDPWPADDTLVPTDSRWHYRMANQFAGSESAVHELLYRNPQQPGAVPPSRDDLWGNRFNQ
- a CDS encoding CPXCG motif-containing cysteine-rich protein yields the protein MSWDEISFEFDEEEDTDSETSHADIDDDASYVCDNCGEDIVIPIDLAAGSEQTYVEDCPVCCCPSVIHVDVIDDRIVVRAEPEQDRY